One genomic region from Alteromonas pelagimontana encodes:
- the ppsA gene encoding phosphoenolpyruvate synthase — protein sequence MQDYVFWYQELGMQDVVRVGGKNASLGEMISNLANAGVQVPGGFATTADAFNEFLEQSGLDARIHQLLDSLDVDDVTALAEAGKNIRQWIIDTPFQPELEAAIKQYFIELQGDADQDASFAVRSSATAEDMPDASFAGQQETFLNVKGYESVLVAIKHVFASLFNDRAISYRVHQGYDHKGVALSAGVQRMVRSDIASSGVMFTIDTESGFEDVVFITSSFGLGEMVVQGAVNPDEFYVHKPTLNKGLPAILRRNLGSKLIKMIYSDDQSHGKQVSIVDIEKKDSMQFSLTDEEVTELAKQAMIIEKHYKRPMDIEWAKDGVDGKLYIVQARPETVRSRENTQSIERFHLKSEGKVICEGRAIGHKIGAGEAKVLASIEEMNKIQAGDVLVTDMTDPDWEPIMKKASAIVTNRGGRTCHAAIIARELGIPAVVGCGNATDTLKNGEKVTVSCAEGDTGYIYSSALEFDVTTSRIDAMPDLPLKVMMNVGNPDRAFDFARLPHKGVGLARLEFIINRMIGVHPKALLNFDSQPEELKEEISDMIAGYESPTEFYIEKLVEGIATIGAAFSPEKVIVRMSDFKSNEYFNLVGGYQYEPDEENPMLGFRGASRYVSDDFRDCFALECEAVKRVRNKMGLTNVEIMIPFVRTLDEGQQVIDILAEQGLVQGENGLRVIMMCELPSNALLADKFLDIFDGFSIGSNDLTQLTLGLDRDSGLIAHLFDERDDAVKALLSMAIRAAKERGKYVGICGQGPSDHEDFAGWLVNEGIDSVSLNPDTVVETWLYLAENHN from the coding sequence GTGCAAGATTACGTATTTTGGTATCAAGAATTAGGCATGCAGGATGTCGTACGCGTGGGTGGGAAAAATGCTTCATTGGGGGAGATGATTTCTAATCTGGCGAATGCCGGGGTTCAAGTGCCCGGAGGTTTTGCTACCACAGCAGACGCATTCAATGAGTTTCTGGAGCAAAGCGGCCTTGACGCCCGGATTCACCAGTTGCTGGATTCACTCGATGTTGATGATGTCACGGCGCTTGCTGAAGCTGGTAAAAATATCCGCCAATGGATTATTGATACACCGTTTCAGCCAGAGCTTGAAGCTGCGATAAAGCAATATTTTATTGAATTACAAGGTGACGCTGACCAAGATGCATCTTTTGCAGTACGTTCCTCGGCGACCGCGGAAGATATGCCTGACGCTTCTTTCGCCGGACAGCAAGAAACATTTTTAAATGTGAAAGGCTATGAATCGGTGCTGGTTGCGATAAAGCATGTTTTTGCGTCTTTATTTAACGACCGTGCCATATCCTACCGCGTGCATCAGGGGTACGATCATAAGGGCGTTGCATTGTCTGCTGGCGTTCAGCGCATGGTAAGAAGTGACATTGCTTCCTCTGGCGTTATGTTCACGATAGATACAGAATCTGGTTTTGAAGATGTGGTGTTTATCACCAGTTCCTTCGGATTGGGTGAGATGGTCGTTCAGGGCGCGGTGAATCCTGATGAATTTTACGTACACAAGCCTACTCTCAACAAGGGACTTCCTGCAATTTTGCGGCGTAATCTTGGCAGTAAGCTAATTAAAATGATCTATTCCGATGACCAAAGCCACGGAAAGCAAGTTTCTATTGTTGATATTGAGAAAAAAGACAGTATGCAATTCTCGTTGACCGATGAAGAAGTCACGGAATTGGCCAAACAGGCGATGATTATCGAAAAGCACTATAAACGTCCAATGGATATTGAATGGGCAAAAGATGGTGTAGATGGCAAATTGTATATTGTGCAGGCACGTCCGGAGACGGTCCGCAGTCGAGAAAATACGCAAAGCATAGAACGCTTTCATTTGAAAAGTGAAGGGAAAGTTATCTGCGAGGGCCGGGCTATCGGCCATAAAATTGGTGCCGGTGAAGCAAAGGTGCTGGCCTCTATTGAAGAGATGAACAAGATTCAGGCAGGGGATGTGTTGGTGACGGATATGACTGATCCTGACTGGGAGCCGATTATGAAAAAGGCTTCCGCCATTGTCACCAATCGCGGCGGCAGAACTTGCCACGCAGCCATTATTGCACGTGAGCTGGGTATTCCTGCGGTTGTCGGATGTGGAAATGCCACTGACACGCTTAAAAACGGCGAGAAAGTAACGGTTTCCTGTGCAGAAGGCGATACCGGCTACATCTATAGTTCAGCGCTGGAATTCGATGTGACAACGTCGCGGATAGATGCCATGCCCGACCTGCCGCTAAAAGTGATGATGAATGTGGGCAATCCTGACCGGGCCTTTGATTTTGCGCGGTTACCTCATAAAGGTGTAGGTTTGGCGCGGCTTGAATTTATTATTAATCGAATGATTGGCGTGCATCCAAAAGCTCTGCTCAATTTCGACAGCCAACCTGAGGAGCTGAAAGAAGAAATCAGCGATATGATTGCGGGTTACGAATCTCCCACTGAGTTTTATATTGAAAAGCTTGTAGAAGGCATTGCCACAATTGGTGCGGCGTTTTCACCGGAAAAAGTTATTGTGCGCATGTCGGATTTTAAGTCCAACGAGTATTTTAATCTAGTGGGAGGATATCAATACGAGCCAGATGAAGAAAACCCGATGTTGGGCTTTCGCGGAGCGAGCCGGTATGTGTCAGACGATTTCAGAGACTGTTTTGCCCTTGAATGTGAGGCGGTAAAGCGGGTACGCAATAAGATGGGGCTTACCAACGTGGAAATAATGATCCCGTTTGTACGTACTCTGGATGAAGGTCAGCAGGTTATTGATATTCTGGCAGAGCAGGGGCTGGTTCAGGGAGAAAATGGTTTGCGTGTTATTATGATGTGCGAACTACCTTCTAATGCATTGTTGGCAGACAAGTTCCTAGATATTTTTGACGGTTTTTCTATTGGCTCCAACGATTTGACTCAGCTTACGCTGGGACTAGATCGGGATTCAGGGCTTATCGCTCATTTGTTTGATGAGCGAGACGACGCTGTAAAAGCGTTGTTATCCATGGCAATCCGGGCCGCGAAAGAACGCGGAAAATACGTAGGAATATGCGGACAGGGCCCTTCAGATCATGAAGATTTTGCAGGATGGTTAGTGAATGAAGGAATAGACTCCGTCTCGCTGAATCCCGATACTGTTGTTGAGACATGGCTGTACCTGGCAGAAAATCATAATTAG
- a CDS encoding class IIb bacteriocin, lactobin A/cerein 7B family, producing MQELTLQELETVNGGILPLILGIAAADMGLISAMYGAGYWR from the coding sequence CTTCAAGAACTGGAAACCGTCAATGGCGGCATTTTACCGCTTATTCTTGGTATTGCAGCTGCGGATATGGGATTAATTAGTGCCATGTACGGAGCGGGTTACTGGCGTTAA